The Equus asinus isolate D_3611 breed Donkey chromosome 22, EquAss-T2T_v2, whole genome shotgun sequence genome has a segment encoding these proteins:
- the CHD4 gene encoding chromodomain-helicase-DNA-binding protein 4 isoform X10: MASGLGSPSPCSAGSEEEDMDALLSNSLPPPHPENEEDPEEDLSETETPKLKKKKKPKKPRDPKIPKSKRQKKERMLLCRQLGDSSGEGPEFVEEEEEVALRSDSEGSDYTPGKKKKKKLGPKKEKKSKSKRKEEEEEDDDDDDSKEPKSSAQLLEDWGMEDIDHVFSEEDYRTLTNYKAFSQFVRPLIAAKNPKIAVSKMMMVLGAKWREFSTNNPFKGSSGASVAAAAAAAVAVVESMVTATEVAPPPPPVEVPIRKAKTKEGKGPNARRKPKGSPRVPDAKKPKPKKVAPLKIKLGGFGSKRKRSSSEDDDLDVESDFDDASINSYSVSDGSTSRSSRSRKKLRTTKKKKKDHQDYCEVCQQGGEIILCDTCPRAYHMVCLDPDMEKAPEGKWSCPHCEKEGIQWEAKEDNSEGEEILEEVGGDPEEEDDHHMEFCRVCKDGGELLCCDTCPSSYHIHCLNPPLPEIPNGEWLCPRCTCPALKGKVQKILIWKWGQPPSPTPVPRPPDADPNTPSPKPLEGRPERQFFVKWQGMSYWHCSWVSELQLELHCQVMFRNYQRKNDMDEPPSGDFGGDEEKSRKRKNKDPKFAEMEERFYRYGIKPEWMMIHRILNHSVDKKGHVHYLIKWRDLPYDQASWESEDVEIQDYDLFKQSYWNHRELMRGEEGRPGKKLKKVKLRKLERPPETPTVDPTVKYERQPEYLDATGGTLHPYQMEGLNWLRFSWAQGTDTILADEMGLGKTVQTAVFLYSLYKEGHSKGPFLVSAPLSTIINWEREFEMWAPDMYVVTYVGDKDSRAIIRENEFSFEDNAIRGGKKASRMKKEASVKFHVLLTSYELITIDMAILGSIDWACLIVDEAHRLKNNQSKFFRVLNGYSLQHKLLLTGTPLQNNLEELFHLLNFLTPERFHNLEGFLEEFADIAKEDQIKKLHDMLGPHMLRRLKADVFKNMPSKTELIVRVELSPMQKKYYKYILTRNFEALNARGGGNQVSLLNVVMDLKKCCNHPYLFPVAAMEAPKMPNGMYDGSALIRASGKLLLLQKMLKNLKEGGHRVLIFSQMTKMLDLLEDFLEHEGYKYERIDGGITGNMRQEAIDRFNAPGAQQFCFLLSTRAGGLGINLATADTVIIYDSDWNPHNDIQAFSRAHRIGQNKKVMIYRFVTRASVEERITQVAKKKMMLTHLVVRPGLGSKTGSMSKQELDDILKFGTEELFKDEATDGGGDNKEGEDSSVIHYDDKAIERLLDRNQDETEDTELQGMNEYLSSFKVAQYVVREEEMGEEEEVEREIIKQEESVDPDYWEKLLRHHYEQQQEDLARNLGKGKRIRKQVNYNDGSQEDRDWQDDQSDNQSDYSVASEEGDEDFDERSEAPRRPSRKGLRNDKDKPLPPLLARVGGNIEVLGFNARQRKAFLNAIMRYGMPPQDAFTTQWLVRDLRGKSEKEFKAYVSLFMRHLCEPGADGAETFADGVPREGLSRQHVLTRIGVMSLIRKKVQEFEHVNGRWSMPELAEVEENKKMSQPGSPSPKTPTPSTPGDTQPNTPAPAPPAEDGIKIEENSVKEEESAEGEKEVKSAVPEATAECTQPPAPASEDEKVLVEPPEGEEKVEKAEVKERTDEPMETEPKGVADVEKVEEKSAIDLTPIVVEDKEEKKEEEEKKEVMLQNGETPKDLNDEKQKKNIKQRFMFNIADGGFTELHSLWQNEERAATVTKKTYEIWHRRHDYWLLAGIINHGYARWQDIQNDPRYAILNEPFKGEMNRGNFLEIKNKFLARRFKLLEQALVIEEQLRRAAYLNMSEDPSHPSMALNTRFAEVECLAESHQHLSKESMAGNKPANAVLHKVLKQLEELLSDMKADVTRLPATIARIPPVAVRLQMSERNILSRLANRAPEPTPQQVAQQQ, encoded by the exons TGGCGTCGGGCCTGGGCTCCCCGTCCCCCTGCTCGGCGGGCAGTGAGGAGGAGGATATGGATGCACTTTTGAGCAAcagcctgcccccaccccacccag AAAACGAAGAGGACCCAGAAGAGGATTTGTCAGAAACGGAGACTCCAAAgctcaagaagaagaaaaagcctaAGAAACCGCGGGACCCTAAAATCCCTAAGAGCAAGCGCCAAAAAAAAGAG CGTATGCTCTTATGCCGGCAGCTGGGGGACAGCTCTGGGGAGGGGCCGGAGtttgtggaggaggaggaagaggtggctCTGCGCTCAGACAGTGAGGGCAGCGACTATACCCCtggcaagaagaagaagaagaagcttggacctaagaaagaaaagaagagcaaatccaagaggaaggaggaggaggaggaggatgacgatgatgatgattcAAAG GAACCTAAATCCTCTGCTCAGCTCCTGGAAGACTGGGGCATGGAAGACatcgaccatgtgttctcagagGAGGATTATCGCACCCTCACCAACTACAAGGCCTTCAGCCAGTTTGTCCG ACCCCTCATTGCTGCCAAAAACCCCAAGATTGCTGTGTCCAAGATGATGATGGTTTTGGGTGCGAAGTGGCGGGAGTTCAGCACCAACAACCCCTTCAAAGGCAGTTCTGGGGCTTCAGTggcagcggcggcagcggcagcaGTGGCTGTGGTGGAGAGCATGGTGACAGCCACTGAGGTTGCACCACCTCCTCCCCCTGTGGAGGTGCCTATCCGCAAAGCCAAGACCAAGGAGGGCAAAG GTCCTAATGCTCGTAGGAAGCCCAAAGGCAGTCCTCGTGTACCTGATGCCAAGAAGCCTAAACCGAAGAAAGTAGCTCCGCTGAAAATCAAGCTGGGAGGTTTTGGTTCTAAGCGTAAGAGATCTTCG AGTGAGGACGACGACTTGGATGTGGAGTCTGACTTCGATGATGCCAGTATCAATAGCTATTCTGTTTCTGATGGTTCCACCAGCCGCAGTAGCCGCAGCCGCAAGAAACTCCGgaccactaaaaagaaaaagaaag ACCACCAGGACTATTGCGAGGTGTGCCAGCAAGGCGGTGAGATCATCCTGTGTGATACCTGTCCCCGAGCTTACCACATGGTCTGCCTGGATCCAGATATGGAGAAGGCTCCTGAGGGCAAGTGGAGCTGCCCCCACTGT GAGAAGGAAGGCATCCAGTGGGAGGCTAAGGAGGACAattcagagggagaggagatcctgGAAGAGGTTGGGGGAGACCCTGAAGAAGAGGATGACCACCATATGGAATTCTGTCGGGTCTGCAAGGATGGTGGGGAGCTGCTCTGCTGTGACACTTGTCCTTCCTCCTACCACATCCACTGCCTGAACCCCCCGCTTCCAGAGATCCCCAATGGTGAATGGCTCTGTCCCCGTTGTACG tgTCCAGCTCTTAAGGGCAAAGTTCAGAAGATCCTAATCTGGAAGTGGGGTCAGCCACCATCTCCCACACCGGTGCCTCGACCTCCAGATGCTGATCCCAATACTCCCTCTCCCAAGCCGTTGGAGGGGCGGCCAGAGCGGCAGTTCTTTGTGAAATGGCAAGGCATGTCTTATTGGCACTGCTCCTGGGTGTCTGAACTGCAG TTGGAGCTGCACTGTCAAGTGATGTTCCGCAACTATCAGCGGAAGAATGATATGGATGAGCCACCTTCTGGGGACTTTGGTGGTGATGAAGAGAAGAGCCGAAAGCGAAAGAACAAGGACCCTAAATTTGCAGAGATGGAGGAACGCTTCTATCGCTATGGGATAAAACCTGAGTGGATGATGATCCACCGAATTCTCAACCACAG TGTGGACAAGAAGGGCCATGTTCACTACTTGATCAAGTGGCGAGATTTGCCCTATGATCAGGCATCCTGGgagagtgaggatgtggagatacaGGACTATGACCTGTTCAAGCAGAGTTATTGGAATCACAG GGAGTTAATGAGGGGTGAGGAAGGACGACCAGGCAAGAAACTCAAGAAGGTGAAGCTACGGAAGTTGGAGAGGCCTCCTGAAACTCCAACAGTTGAT CCAACAGTGAAGTATGAGCGACAGCCAGAGTACCTGGATGCTACAGGTGGAACCCTGCACCCCTATCAAATGGAGGGCTTGAATTGGTTGCGCTTCTCCTGGGCTCAGGGCACTGATACCATCTTGGCTGATGAGATGGGCCTTGGGAAGACTGTCCAGAcagcagtcttcctctattcccTCTACAAGGAG gGTCATTCCAAAGGCCCCTTCCTAGTGAGTGCCCCTCTTTCTACCATCATCAACTGGGAGCGGGAGTTTGAAATGTGGGCTCCAGATATGTATGTGGTGACCTATGTGGGGGACAAAGATAGCCGTGCCATCATCCGAGAGAATGAGTTCTCCTTTGAAGACAACGCCATTCGTGGTGGCAAGAAGGCCTCTCGCATGAAG AAAGAGGCATCTGTGAAATTCCACGTGCTGCTGACATCCTATGAGTTGATCACCATTGACATGGCTATCTTGGGGTCTATTGACTGGGCCTGCCTCATCGTGGATGAAGCCCATCGGCTTAAGAACAATCAGTCTAAG TTCTTCCGGGTCTTAAATGGTTACTCACTCCAGCACAAGCTGTTGCTGACTGGGACTCCATTACAAAACAATCTAGAAGAGTTGTTTCATCTGCTCAACTTTCTCACCCCCGAGAGGTTCCA CAATTtggaaggtttcctggaggagtTTGCTGACATTGCCAAAGAGGACCAGATTAAAAAACTGCATGACATGCTAGGGCCTCACATGTTGCGGCGGCTCAAAGCTGATGTGTTCAAGAATATGCCATCCAAGACAGAGCTGATTGTGCGTGTGGAACTGAGCCCTATGCAGAA GAAATACTACAAGTACATCCTTACTCGAAATTTTGAGGCACTCAATGCTCGAGGTGGTGGCAACCAGGTCTCTCTGCTAAATGTGGTGATGGATCTTAAGAAGTGCTGCAATCACCCATATCTCTTCCCTGTGGCTGCAATG gaaGCCCCTAAGATGCCTAATGGCATGTATGATGGCAGTGCCCTAATCAGAGCATCTGGGAAATTATTGCTGCTACAGAAGATGCTCAAGAACCTTAAGGAGGGTGGGCACCGTGTACTCATCTTCTCCCAG ATGACCAAGATGCTGGACCTACTAGAGGATTTCTTGGAACATGAAGGTTATAAGTATGAACGTATTGATGGTGGAATCACTGGGAACATGCGTCAAGAGGCCATTGACCGCTTCAATG caccgGGTGCTCAGCAGTTCTGCTTCTTGCTTTCCACTCGAGCTGGGGGCCTTGGAATCAATCTGGCCACTGCTGACACAGTTATTATCTATGACTCTGACTGGAACCCCCATAATGACATCCAG GCCTTTAGCAGAGCTCACCGTATTGGGCAAAATAAGAAGGTGATGATCTATCGGTTTGTGACCCGTGCGTCAGTGGAGGAGCGCATCACGCAGGTGGCAAAGAAGAAGATGATGCTGACGCATCTAGTGGTTCGGCCTGGGCTGGGCTCCAAGACTGGATCCATGTCCAAACAGGAGCTTGACGACATCCTCAAATTTGGCACTGAGGAACTATTCAAGGACGAAGCTACAGATGGAG GAGGAGACAACAAAGAGGGAGAAGATAGTAGTGTTATCCACTATGATGATAAGGCCATTGAAAGACTGCTGGACCGTAACCAGGATGAGACTGAAGATACAGAATTGCAGGGCATGAATGAATATTTGAGCTCATTCAAAGTGGCCCAGTATGTGGTGCGGGAAGAAGAAATGGGG gaggaagaggaggtagAACGGGAAAtcataaaacaagaagaaagtgtGGATCCTGACTACTGGGAGAAATTGCTGCGGCACCATTATGAGCAGCAGCAAGAAGATCTGGCCCGAAATCTgggcaaaggaaaaagaatccgTAAACAGGTCAACTACAATGATGGCTCCCAGGAGGACCGAG atTGGCAGGACGACCAGTCCGACAACCAGTCCGATTATTCAGTGGCCTCAGAGGAAGGTGATGAAGACTTTGATGAACGTTCAGAAG CTCCCCGCAGGCCCAGTCGTAAGGGCCTGCGGAACGATAAAGATAAGCCATTGCCTCCTCTGTTGGCCCGTGTTGGTGGGAATATTGAA GTACTTGGTTTTAATGCTCGTCAGCGAAAAGCCTTTCTTAATGCAATTATGcgatatgggatgccacctcaggatGCTTTTACCACCCAGTGGCTTGTGAGAGATCTGCGAGGCAAATCAGAGAAAGAGTTCAA GGCTTACGTCTCTCTTTTTATGCGGCATTTATGTGAGCCGGGAGCAGATGGGGCTGAGACCTTTGCTGATGGTGTCCCCAGAGAAGGCCTGTCTCGCCAGCACGTTCTTACCAGGATTGGTGTTATGTCCTTGATTCGCAAGAAG GTTCAGGAGTTTGAACATGTTAATGGGCGCTGGAGCATGCCTGAACTTGCTGAagtagaggaaaacaaaaaaatgtccCAGCCCGGGTCACCTTCCCCCAAGACTCCTACACCCTCCACTCCAGGGGACACGCAACCCAATACTCCTGCACCTGCTCCACCTGCCG AGGATGggataaaaatagaggaaaatagcGTCAAAGAAGAGGAGAgtgcagaaggagaaaaggaggttAAATCTGCAGTCCCTGAGGCCACCGCTGAG tgtacacagccccctgcccctgcctcagaGGATGAAAAAGTCCTTGTTGAACCtcctgagggagaagagaaggtggaaaaggcagaGGTGAAGGAGAGAACAGACGAACCTATGGAGACAGAGCCCAAAG GTGTTGCTGATGTGGAAAAGGTGGAGGAGAAGTCAGCAATAGATCTCACCCCCATTGTGGTAGAGGACAAAG aagagaagaaagaagaagaagagaaaaaagaggtgaTGCTTCAGAATGGAGAGACTCCCAAGGACCTGAATGatgagaagcagaagaaaaatattaagcagCGTTTCATGTTCAACATTGCAGATGGCGGTTTTACTG AGTTGCATTCCCTTTGGCAGAATGAGGAGCGGGCAGCCACAGTCACCAAGAAGACTTACGAGATCTGGCATCGACGGCATGACTACTGGCTGCTGGCTGGCATCATAAA CCATGGCTATGCTCGGTGGCAGGACATCCAGAATGACCCACGTTATGCCATCCTCAATGAGCCTTTCAAGGGTGAAATGAACCGTGGCAATTTCTTAGAGATCAAGAATAAATTCCTAGCCCGAAGGTTCAAG CTCTTAGAACAAGCCCTGGTGATTGAGGAACAGCTGCGCCGGGCAGCTTACCTGAACATGTCAGAGGACCCCTCTCACCCTTCCATGGCCCTAAACACCCGCTTTGCTGAGGTGGAGTGTTTGGCGGAGAGTCATCAGCACCTGTCCAAGGAGTCAATGGCAGGAAACAAGCCAGCCAATGCAGTCCTGCACAAAG TTCTGAAACAGCTAGAAGAGCTGCTGAGTGACATGAAAGCCGATGTGACTCGACTCCCAGCTACTATTGCCCGAATTCCCCCAGTTGCTGTGCGGCTACAGATGTCAGAGCGTAACATTCTCAGCCGCCTGGCAAATCGAGCACCTGAACCTACTCCACAGCAG GTAGCCCAGCAGCAGTGA